One Thioclava sp. ES.031 genomic window, CTCGGTGAGGTCACCAAAATCAGCCGCGAGACGCTAGTAGTCGCGAGCGCGTTCAAGCATCACCAAAAGGCCTCACCACAAGCCCCTTCCAACCTACGGGATTGGTGGGGAAGACCTTCGGGCTGGTGAGGTCAGTCCGGTCGCTCCTGCGAGCGGATGTATTCCTTGATCGTTTCCAGCGGGGCGCCGCCGCAACTGCTGACGAAGTAGCTCGGCGACCACAGGGCGCCGCCAAGGCGCTTCAGGCTCGGGAAGTCCCTCCGGAGCCGCCGCGACGTTGTGGTCTTCACCGCATTTGCAAAATCGGCGACCGCCTCGGCGGGCGGCAACGAGAACAGGATATGGATGTGATCGGCCTCCGCGCTGAACTCCTCCAGCGACCCGCCGCGAACATCGCAGCGCTCCCGGATCGCAGTCTCTGCCGCCCGCAGCATTTCGGATGTCAGCACCTCCCGGCGCTGTTTCGTCACCAGAACCATATGGTAGTGGATGCTAAAAATGCAATTATTTGTATGTCTGTAGTATTGATATGTCATTTGGGAACCAATATAATAATTAGACCATGGCCGCAACTCGATCCCTCTCCTTCAAGCTCTATCCGTCGCCGGCTCAGGCGGCGGCGCTGTGGCGCAAGCACCTGCTTTTGAAAGACCTGTGGAACGCCGCACTCGAGGAGCGGATCGGCGCCTGGCGACACAGCGAGACCCGGGTCTCGCGCTCCGACCAGGAAAAGGCGCTGAAGGAGATCCGCCTCGGCCTCGAGGGCTGGCGCGGGCTCGTGCACACCCATGAGGCCCAGGTCGTTCTGAAGCGCCTGGATCTTGCTTTCCAGGCCTTCTTTCGCCGCCTGCGCGCGGGGCAGGCGCCGGGCTTCCCTCGCTTCAAGAGCGCCGAGCGCTTCCGTGGTTGGGGCTACAAGGAGCACGGCAAAGGCTTCAGGGTCGAGATGCGCGACGGCGGCCGGCACGGCCACGCCACGTTGTTCGGCATCGGGCGCATGCGAATGCGGGGCGTCGCGCGCACGCCGGGCCGCGTGCTCAAGGCCGATGTGACCCGGACGATCCACGGCTGGATGCTCAACGTGGTCGTCGAGACCAGCTGCGCCGAGCGTGCGTCGGCCGAGGGGCAGGCCGTGGGGCTCGATTGGGGCGTCTCGACCTTTGCCACGCTCGCGCTTGAAGATGGCGCCTTCGAGGAGCTGCCGAATCCGCGCTACCTTGACCTCGAGGCCGAGGGCCTCAAAGCCGAGCAACGCCGGCTCTCGTCCGCGGCCCGGGCGCGAAAGATCTCCCGGCGGGCGCTGCAAAAGCATCGACGCGATCTGGCGCGGCGTCATGCGAAGATCGCCGCGCGCCGGAAGGACTTCCTGCACAAGGCGAGTGCGCGGATCGCCGGTCGGCACCGCCTGATCGCGACCGAGGCGCTGGCTGTGCGCAACATGACCGCTTCAGCCCGGGGCACCGCGGAGGCGCCGGGCCGGAATGTGGCCCAGAAGGCGGGCCTGAACAGATCGATCCTGGACACGGCCCCGGCCGGGTTTTTGAACATGCTCCGATACAAAGCGGAAGAGGCTGGTGCGGAGTTCCTTGAGGCGAAGACGCGAGAGCTGAAGCCGTCACAGCGCTGCCCGGACTGCGGCGCCGTGCGGAAGAAGGCACTCGCAAAGCGCCACCATGATTGCGACTGTGGCTGTCGTCTCGGGCGAGACGAAGCCGCAGCCCGCGTCCTGCTGAACTGGGGGCTCGCGGAGGGCCGCCGTCGCCAGAACGCGGAAACGATCAACCCGGCCGGGACGGTCGGGGATCAGGCTGCCGCCTGATCCGAAACCCCTTCCAACCTACAGGATTGGTGGGGGAGGTTCATGGCTTTCAGTCTCGACAAAGGGGAAATCAGCGACGGATCGGTGAGGTGGATCGATCATGCGAGTGGCCAGCGCCTTGCGCTCACCCACCTCGATGCGAGCCTCGCGCTTCCGTCCTTCGACGGTCCGGCGAGGCTGGACCTGACGGGGCAGGTCAATGGTAAGGCGCTGAAGGTCAATGGCACGCTCGGAGCCTTCGCGTCCTTCCTTGCGGGCGATCCGGCCCCCACCGATCTTGCGCTGACCCTCGATGCGTCGTCGATCGGCTTCAAGGGCACCTTCGGGACGGCTCCCTTGGCGGCGAAAGGGGCGCTCACTGCTAACGTCAAGGACCCGGCCGCGCTGGCGGCGGTCTTCGGGCAGGCTGCGCCGGATCTGCCGAAAGGGTTGGGGCGTGATACGATTACCGCGAAGGGCGATGTGACCCTGGGTGCGGATGGCGCGATGCAGCTACGCGGCGGCAATCTCACGCTCGACGACAATGCGCTGAGCGTGGCGGGCGATCTTTCCTTCGCGAAAGGCAAGCCGCGGATCGATGCCCAGATCGATGCGGGCGCGCTTGATCTCTCGGCGCTGGCCGGGGCGTCGGGCGCGACTGGATCGGGCGAGGCCTCCTCCGGTTCTGGCTCTGGCACCAGCGGTTGGTCGAACGCGCCGATCGACGCCACGGGCCTACGGGCGCTGGATGGTAAGATCGTGCTCGATGCGAGTTCCATCGATTTCGGCACTGCCAAGCTGGGCCCGACCAAAGCGCAGATCACGATCGAGAACGGCCGCGCGGTGGCGGATCTGCGTCAGGTCTCGGCCTATGGCGGCAGCGTCACCGGGCAGGTGGTGGCGAATGCACGCAGCGGGTTCTCGGCCTCCGCCGATCTGGTGGCAAAGGGCGTCTCGATGCAGCCGCTTCTGAGCGATCTGGCCGATTACACGCGGCTCGATGCGAAGGCGGATTTGGCGGTGAAGCTTCTGGCCTCGGGCAACAGCCAGGCCGCGCTGGTGCGCTCGCTTTCGGGCTCGGGCGATGTCGCCTTCGGCAAGGGGGCGCTGGAGGGGCTCGATCTGGTGGGGATGCTGCGCACGCTCGATCTGAACTATGTGGGGGAGGGAGCGAAGACGATCTTCGATCAGATCACCGCGAGCTTCACCATCGCCAACGGGGTGCTGTCGAATGACTACCTCGAATTGAAAGCGCCGCTTCTGAGTGCTGCAGGCAAGGGGCTTGTCGATATCGGGGCGCAGAGCCTCGATTACACCGTCACGCCGACCGCGCTCAGCAAGGCCGATGGCACGGGCGGGGTGAAGGTGCCGCTCTCGATCACGGGTCCCTGGGCGAAGCCGAAATTCGGCCTCGATATGAAGGCGCTCTCGGGCGACAAGGTCGATGCGGCGAAGCAGGACCTGAAGGCGAAAGCGGATGCAGAGATCGCCAAGAAGCTCGGGATTACGCCCCAAGACGGCCAGAGCACCGAGGATGCGGCGAAGCAGAAGCTCAAGGAGGAGGCTGCGAAAGGTCTGCTGAAGCTCTTCAAATAGGCGGCAGGCCCGCCCGCGTGGCCCGGTTTGCATGCCGGCGCATGTGCGTTTCCGAGTCTCCTCGAGACGCGGGCTTCAAACGCCGTGAACTGCTCCGCTCAGCCGCCCCAGCTCCGCTCGAGAGCCGCCAGCCAGTTGCCATGCGCGAGCTTCTCGATCAGCGCTTCGCCATAGCCATGCGCACGCATCGCCTCGATCAGGCGCGGCAGCCCCGCCGCATCGCCCAGATCGGGCGGGATCGCCGCTCCGTCGAAATCAGACCCTAGCCCGACCCGGTCCTCGCCCAGTTTCTCGATCAGGTAATCGAGATGGCGCAGCATCGGGTCGAATCCGGCGAAGGGCTCTGCCTTGCCGTCCTCGCGCAGAAACCCGAGCGCGTAGTTCAGCCCGACCATGCCATCGCTTTCGCGGATCATCGCGAGCTGCCGATCGGTAAGGTTACGCGACGAGGGGCAGAGCGCATGCACGTTGGAATGGGTGGCGACCAGCGGCGCATCGGACAGCGCCGCGACATCGTCGAAGCCCTTCTCGTTCAGATGGCTCAGGTCGATCATGATCTTCAGCCGGTTGCATTCCGCCACCAGCCGCTTGCCTGCCTCGGTCAGCCCGTCGCCGGTATCGGGCGAGGACGGGTAGGCGAAGGGCACCCCATGGCCGAAGGCCGTCGGGCGCGACCAGACCGGCCCGAGCGAGCGCAGCCCCATCGCATGCCAGACGTGCAGCGCATCGAGGTCGGGCCCGATCGGCTCGGCGCCCTCGAAATGCAGGATCGCGGCGATCTTGCCTCCCACGATCGCGGCGCGAATATCAGCGACCGAGCGGCAGATCTTCAGGCTGCCCTCGCGCTCCATCCACATCAGGTGGCCGACCATCTTCATCGCGACCGGCAGCGCGTCCTCGAAGGGGATCGCCTCGGGCAGCGGCAGCGAAAAGGGCGGATTGCGCATGATCGCGTCGAAATCGGGATCGTCATGGGCGACCGGCGAGGGGATATAGACCGCGAAAAACCCACCCACGAAACCGCCCGCGCGCATCCGGGGCAGATCGAGCTGGCCCGTGCCGGTGTCGCTCAGCCAGGTCGTCTCGCGGGCCTCGGGATCGCGCAGTAGGCGAAGGAGGAAATCGTTATGACCGTCGAAGACCGGGATCAGGGCGCTCATGCGGGTTCATCCTCTTTCGTGTAGCCCGCCGAGGCTTTCAAGCGCTTGCGGGTGTAGTGGGTTTCGGCGCGGTGAGCGCGCAGGTCGGCGCGGGTAAGTTCCGCCACCGCGAGACTATCTGACCCGACCCCCGCGGAATCCCTATCCACAATGCAGAGGCAGCGCCATCCTGCGCTGCTCTCACAGTGCCGCGATCTCCACGATTTCCACCCGGTCGCGTAGCCGT contains:
- the tnpA gene encoding IS200/IS605 family transposase — its product is MTYQYYRHTNNCIFSIHYHMVLVTKQRREVLTSEMLRAAETAIRERCDVRGGSLEEFSAEADHIHILFSLPPAEAVADFANAVKTTTSRRLRRDFPSLKRLGGALWSPSYFVSSCGGAPLETIKEYIRSQERPD
- a CDS encoding RNA-guided endonuclease TnpB family protein encodes the protein MAATRSLSFKLYPSPAQAAALWRKHLLLKDLWNAALEERIGAWRHSETRVSRSDQEKALKEIRLGLEGWRGLVHTHEAQVVLKRLDLAFQAFFRRLRAGQAPGFPRFKSAERFRGWGYKEHGKGFRVEMRDGGRHGHATLFGIGRMRMRGVARTPGRVLKADVTRTIHGWMLNVVVETSCAERASAEGQAVGLDWGVSTFATLALEDGAFEELPNPRYLDLEAEGLKAEQRRLSSAARARKISRRALQKHRRDLARRHAKIAARRKDFLHKASARIAGRHRLIATEALAVRNMTASARGTAEAPGRNVAQKAGLNRSILDTAPAGFLNMLRYKAEEAGAEFLEAKTRELKPSQRCPDCGAVRKKALAKRHHDCDCGCRLGRDEAAARVLLNWGLAEGRRRQNAETINPAGTVGDQAAA
- a CDS encoding AsmA-like C-terminal region-containing protein, producing the protein MAFSLDKGEISDGSVRWIDHASGQRLALTHLDASLALPSFDGPARLDLTGQVNGKALKVNGTLGAFASFLAGDPAPTDLALTLDASSIGFKGTFGTAPLAAKGALTANVKDPAALAAVFGQAAPDLPKGLGRDTITAKGDVTLGADGAMQLRGGNLTLDDNALSVAGDLSFAKGKPRIDAQIDAGALDLSALAGASGATGSGEASSGSGSGTSGWSNAPIDATGLRALDGKIVLDASSIDFGTAKLGPTKAQITIENGRAVADLRQVSAYGGSVTGQVVANARSGFSASADLVAKGVSMQPLLSDLADYTRLDAKADLAVKLLASGNSQAALVRSLSGSGDVAFGKGALEGLDLVGMLRTLDLNYVGEGAKTIFDQITASFTIANGVLSNDYLELKAPLLSAAGKGLVDIGAQSLDYTVTPTALSKADGTGGVKVPLSITGPWAKPKFGLDMKALSGDKVDAAKQDLKAKADAEIAKKLGITPQDGQSTEDAAKQKLKEEAAKGLLKLFK
- a CDS encoding dipeptidase — translated: MSALIPVFDGHNDFLLRLLRDPEARETTWLSDTGTGQLDLPRMRAGGFVGGFFAVYIPSPVAHDDPDFDAIMRNPPFSLPLPEAIPFEDALPVAMKMVGHLMWMEREGSLKICRSVADIRAAIVGGKIAAILHFEGAEPIGPDLDALHVWHAMGLRSLGPVWSRPTAFGHGVPFAYPSSPDTGDGLTEAGKRLVAECNRLKIMIDLSHLNEKGFDDVAALSDAPLVATHSNVHALCPSSRNLTDRQLAMIRESDGMVGLNYALGFLREDGKAEPFAGFDPMLRHLDYLIEKLGEDRVGLGSDFDGAAIPPDLGDAAGLPRLIEAMRAHGYGEALIEKLAHGNWLAALERSWGG